The DNA sequence ATGGTAATAGGTGTGCATCAAGCATGATTTGTGCTTGACTTGGTCCAACCGAACCTACCTAATCCTCGGATTCAGATTGTTTTATTACGGCATGGACTTCGACTCATCGTGTTATCAGTCGATTCCACCAATCCAATCGCATCATTGAGTTTAGTTGATCGCTTTCTATAATAACTCGATTCGAGTTAGAATCGATAAAATTTTAGCATCCATTATAAGCTCAATTAACCTTTTGTATTTGTCTTTTGGGATATAAAGTGTGTTCgagaacatatttaaaatatatattaagagaCCGATACATATTTTAGATTTGATAATGTTTATTTCGAATAGGAATTGATATTTGATAAATCTTTATCAAATGATACCATATTGCAAATGCTCAAATACTAATATTCCCTTAGCATAACATCAACATTTCAATTTTTTTGAAATGATAATGAAACTTcttaaaaattttgaagtatCTTATGACATCCTATAATCATAAAATTGTCATTGTATAATCAAAACTCTAATCCTCATTTCCTCTCAAAACTCTTTCTCTAACGAGTCTAATCTCAATAATAAAACCAACTTTAGTATCTAATGAGCGATGTATTTTTGATATAATAACATTATTTAGTAAAAAAACAAACATAATTTATATCTTCTATaaagttaaattttattttatttatttttcaaattattttacattcatttatattattatttttagttattttataTATGAGCCATacacatatttatttatatttaaaataaaaaatatttatttttgaataattattaaaaaggtTAGAATAATACATTTGTTACATaacatttaataaaattttaaaatataattttatcaaataacaCTTACATTAATACATATTTACTATGTCAGAAACGAGTTggcagggggtgaattagtacatcgGATAAAAATGTCGATTTTGTAAAATCTTCGTTCGTCGAAAATTGATctcggaaagtgtttaactttaaagtaGAATAAgaatgcaaatcgatttatagttggcagggggtgaattagtacatcgGATAAAAATGTCGATTTTGTAAAATCTTCGTTCGTCGAAAATTGATctcggaaagtgtttaactttaaagtaGAATAAgaatgcaaatcgatttatagtggttcggtcgtcgtaacctacatcaactccactgattcctcttctgtcgaggccaccggcatccacttacaatcttctttcaataggcggagataacctttacacccccttcactCATCTATAAAAGTATACCAACACTTacagcttttagaggagttcacacgagattacaacagtgttttctttttttttcactctcTATTCTTGTGTGAGTTAACCAAGAATGAgataggtatttataggcctcaagttgattcaaacttggagcctaaaaatgtctcatcctgggttcccgagtacaggcgataccaccgcctatagcactgatactgggcagtaccaccacccagtctggcggtaccaccacctggactagcggtaccactgtctgACAGTCTCTCAAAGACTGtgtttaggcagtaccaccgcctgacacaatctcggagattgttCCACAACGGTGCCacatattgggtcattgtttgggccttttcacttggtccaacacaacccaaacttaggcccaattggcccctaattgagttggtctatttATATTCTAAATTAACTCAATtaaactctaaactaactcgatctagacataattgattacaagtgaatcctttgttgtccggcatgtcattggttcttccggcgctttgtcttatccttcggcgcatcgtcatctccttcggcgtattgcccaatcagcatgttgtcttctcgcaacatctgatctccttggcgcaatgtccgatcttcttggtgcaatgcTCGAATTTATGGACCGaaaccttctaccgacacgtccatcgatcctccggctcgacgtccaatcttttgacgtgtttactccgacccaacgtctgattcctcctgcttttatcgatttgcctcttccgatccaagctagtcctgcatcacccaaatgcacattagataaacactatcaattgatttcatcatcaaaatttgagattcaacaatctcaccctttttgatgatgacaaccaattgatgacggagtttaaacaaactccccctatcaatatgtcatattgatagaaactttaaaatcatagtatttcaacattgcatgcaaaatgagtattgaaataaccaattgaaataatcaatttatcacatcattgcatgcatcgtaaaatcatacataatcaaaatatccaatacatcattccatgcatgatcatcaacataacttctcctcattgtcatcaacaaaaaggagaagtgcaacttctAAGTGtttagatataattttaaattattacattataaatataatcttaagttttatcatcatgcaagcaagtaattttctttcttctcttttgagaagtgcaatttttgcttccttggcaaagtgcaagctagcaaaattgtacatcattttacatgcaagctagcaaaaattttaagttttgcaagtttgtaaattatcctatatgtgcaagttagcatgttttgctttttgagataggcaagatagcatttcttggtgatgttcaagatagcaagttctacatcatgcaagttagtgaatttatatcattttagagtatgcaagctagcaattttacatatatgaaagttagcaaaattttacatcttttgatatatgcaagatagactatttttgtatcttcttgaaatgtgtaacgtagcaaacattgcttctcttgagaattgcaatatagcacttcttgcttctcttttgagatgagcaagtttgcctcttttcgtgataTGCACGCTAgtaatcatttctccccctttatcattggcaaaacgagaagaataataatataataatataattcatttctctttactataatcttcaaatcatgacaaggataaataataaagatgaaaaatcaagtcatgaatataaaaaaaaaaaatcatcatgaatatttcatcattgcatacatcattatcataagttgcagtattgcatgcatcatcattcataattacatcaatattccaagcattatttcaatcataaaaaatgatagataaagtctaaaatttgagaaattaatatcatgattcaaaaattatataagaatttatgcatttaggagctctaacatgtctaagtttatcattcaagctagcaaatttggttctcttgaaatgctagctattttctttccccttttatcattgtaaacaagaaagaagagaagaacataatggtgtaaatgttcaagccatcacaaaaatacaaaggtgtcatatgaaaatcatgacatgaaaaatattaatatcaaatcatgaatgccacaaaacatgatttatttcaacaaatctctctctttttttataaatgataaaaagaaatataatagatcaaatgatataatatcttgattcacgcataaaaaatcttaagttataaatcttgaaaaatcaagataaaactcattcaaatttaaatcatcaaatcatcaaaattactttcaagatattcaaaataatataaacaactttatcaatctcttagtgaaaaaaaaatcgataagatagagaaaaaaaaatttcaagaaaaatacttttctctttttagttgtttcaattcatatgattaatTTAATAGaagtatgtctttttcatttatgtcaaataaaaacatgcatcaacgtttaaaatcagaaaaaaaaaaaaactttcattatggcaaatatcgataatccataaatcataaaaatcatcatgcataattttgaaatataaattcattaaacataatttcaaatcatcattatacatcattaaatcatcaaatatgatttcattaatcataaaatatttttaaataaaatcgaaaagtaatacgaaaatcattaagacacacattaatgcttcttaaaaacatacgtaggatttatcttaagcattagatttaagtctaatattttattcatttatcataaaacatgtaattttcatgatcattttctaaactaatttaagaacaacccatgaaatgcatcatgtaatttcgaaataaagcaaatgagttttgattaccttatcatcgaaagtcgttaaggtgtagtttgccacctcgcctttgttggtttgttcttcatcttcggatgaactcgttTCGTTCCAAGTCattttgagtgctctcttcttctttatcaacttctttttaagttcatttttattctttaattcttgtttaataaactttttaagtttcatagtgaggagttcaagttcaccatcacttaagcttttgctCAAGTAgttttcaattgttctaagtctcaaatctttcatgttctttggaatgttgttctcaagctcttcacgagcgttgcaagtcatcttataggtcattagtgacccgataaattcttcgagagaaaatttatttaagtccttggcctcttgaatgaccgttactttagggtcccaactctttggaagggatctcaatattttattaacaagttcaaaatttgaaaaacatttgctaagagctttgaagccattgacgacatccataaaacgggtgtacatgtcaacaatggtttcgcatggctttattcgaaatagttcaaaatcatgcatcaaaagatttatcttataatcctttactctactagcacattcgtgtgtgattttaagtgtatgtcaaatatcgaaaACTGTTTCATAAgtaaaaacatgattaaactcatttttgctcaagcCACTAGAGCATTCAttactttagcattcaaagaaaatgttttctccaaatcattctattcgttcattggagtataaaacttttgaaaattgttttcaacgatattccataagtttaaatctatagaaagcaagaaaactctcattcgagtttttcaataagtgtagtccgtctcattgaacatgggaggacaaatAATGAAAAAGCCCCCTTGAAAGCCGAAaatagtcatttctcttgggtgttaaaccaaatgagaaaaactgtggctctgataccaactgctaggaataagtcagcactaagagtggggggtgggtgaattagtgcaactgataaaaacgtcagttttataaaatcttcgtccgttgaaaaccgatctcggaaattgTTTAACTTTAAAGCGTTtgtaagaatgtaatgagcaaataaagtgaggaaatcagtttgcaatatgagaattaaaagcagaacaagaatgcaaacagatttatattggttcggtcgtcatgacctacatctactccatcgattcctcttccgtcgaggccaccggcattcattgacgatcttctttcaatgggcgaagatcaactacccttttacaatcatcttctctttttcacaagtttaggagagaacctttacacccccttcactcctctttaAAACTATACTAATACTCAGAGCATTTAGATGAGTTTACACAAGATTATAGTAGCGTTTACTTTTTTTTCACTCTCTATTCATGTgtgagttaaccagggatgagagaggtatttacaggcttcaagttgattcaaacttggagcctaaaaatgtctcatcctgggtttcccgagtacgggtgataccaccgcctgcagtactaacacttggtggtaccaccgcttggactagcggtaccactgcctgacacaatctcggagactgtgtcacaacggtgccacatgttgggtcactgtttgggccttttcatttggcccaacacaacttaaacttgggtccaattggcccctaattgagttggtctaattatattctaaaccgactcaattaaactctaaactaactcgatctagtcaTAATCGATTATAAGCAAACCCtttgttgtctggcatatcattggttcttccgacgcttcgtccgatctttcgacgcatcgtcctctccttcgacgtattgctcaATCAGCATGTTGCCttctcacaacatctgatctccttggcgcaatatccgattttcttggcccgatgctcgaattcacgaACCGaaaccttctgccgacacgtcgaccgatcctccggctcgacgtccaatcttctgacatgtttgctccggcccaacgtctgattccttctactttaatcgatttgcctcttctgatcgaagctagtcctgcgtcagttAAATGCACGttagataaatactatcaattggtttcatcaccaaaatctaAGGTTCAACGCATTCCACGACTACACAATTACTCAAATATCTTTGTTCaaatacatataaaaatataaatatattcttaaATACACTCGTATATACTTtacaaattatatattatttaaaatgtaattataactatatatatatgtgtgtgtgcgtgtgcgcGCGCGCCTGTGACAAAGATAGGATTCGAATGTAACTAAGTTAGTTGATAAGTTgtttaaatattatgagaaaaaaaaactatGGTAGGCCCAAGCAATACATGTTATACTTGTCCTGTCATAAGATATTTAAATATTCTTTatgattttatttgatttaataaTGCGAGAGACGATGGTGGCAAATTGCAGATCGGATCAGGCAAGATTCGGGTTTAATATGGGTTGGGCTACAAATTAGTCGAACCCTACCCGAATCAGAGTCGGATTTAGATTTCTCCATCCTAGTTGAACTCAAATCCGACAACCCGATCGAACCAGTCGAGCCGTTGCGGTAAATAATGGAAACCACGTGCATCAACGGTGGTGACGCAGTCAAGATGGAATGATCATCATGATTCGCGATGCTCAAAGCACAGACTCACCTGGCGTGGGCCCTGTACCCGGTTCACCCAACAGGAAAGGAAGGCCGATTGCCGACCTCGAAGAGGGAAAGGCGTGCGGACTTCCGGGCCGCCTCGGATGCGCGCCGCCGTCTGTGCCCAAATCGCCCCCCGGCTCGTCCTCTTCCGCCCCTCTCCTCCTCGTCTTCGCTTCCCACTTCGCCAACATCGTCCTCCGCGGTTTCCGATCgtttctccttttcctcctcctcctcctcgttcttGTTCCACCATGGAATCTGCTAGGGTTGACAACGATGGCGATAAGGCGGAGAAGATGGAAGAGAAACCTAAGCCAGAGGCGGAACCCTCGCCTCCCGAGAAGCCGCTGCCCGGCGATTGCTGCGGGAGCGGATGCGTCCGATGCGTCTGGGATATCTATTACGAGGAGCTGGAGGCCTACAACCAGATGCTCGCCTCCCGATCCAAAGGTTCCCAATCCTAGCACCTCAACCTCTCTATTCCAGTGTCTCATCTCCATATTTAAGCTTGATTGATCCTGCCTTGTTCATGTTCTGTTGTCGAGACACCGGTGGAAGTTATTCTTTCCAACAATCTTGATTGATCTGTAATTGATATCGTCGATCGATCGAAGTAGTAGTATGTCGATCCTAATGACGTCGGTGGATGTTTCGATTGTGGTAACAATCGAGCGCTTCTTTTTTCCTCTGGAATCTCGTAGATGATTGCTATCGATCTCCTACTCCATTCTGTCGCAACCATGGTTGGGTGATTCTACTTGGCAAAATTGATTCGACCTATCACGAAGAAAAGATTTATCGAGTGTTTCTATTCAATTCAATCCTAACAGACAAAAGCACAAACACCTATCATGCAAGTCGAGGCGTCAATCCAACTCGACGGCCAACACAGCACCAACCACAGCTGACCAAAGCCAAAGCGTCGACGATCGGCGCCCTCTCCCCGTCACCCTTGCCGAGCAGCGAGGCGAGGTTAGCGCAGCGTCGCAATCGTTCCTTGTCAGAGAGAACGCGATGTATTTGGTCTCAGCGCTATCTGACATTTCTGGTCGACCTCCTCGGTGCTGTTGTCGGTTCTGAGAGGGATGTGGTGTCCCTCCTGAAACGGAGGGAGTAGGCTTCAAGTCGAACACCCATTTGCATAACGCTCCCTGTTACTGATGCCAACAACATCACACTCCGCTTCTGCTTCTGCGAATTCCTCCGATCAATATCTTGTGTTCCCTTCCCTGTTTGTTAGTCATCCCCCCTCGCTCATAACCGTCGTAGGCCGCTCGCTCCACGAAATCGTTGCCAAACGTATGCTGGAATGAACCGATCGATCGAGGTGGTAGCGAACCACATTTCGATTAGGCCCGCCCTTTTGGCACGATCGAGAACGACCACAAATCACGTCGATGAAATGGACCGGATTGGCTCGCTCGGTATTCGCGGAACATGGTGGGCACACCGGTGAGGTGTTGCTGTCATCGAACGAGTTAAATGTGCCAAACCATCATCTAATGGCATTCGAAATGTCCAAAAACGCCCAGAAATCTAGCATGATCTATTTCCGACTCAAATTGTCGTAATCAGAATATAATTTCATGACAGAAAAGGAAGAAATTTTACTAACCATTAATTCAAGTAAAATGTGGTTTATAAGGACTCGGAAATGAACCGAGACAGTCGTACTGAGGCATCAAGAACATATCAGCTTCAGCCTTTTGTCTTGTTGCCGTGGCCAGGATTAGGCGCATCGGCAGATGTGTGAGCGATGTGGTCTCCCGGACTGAAAGGAGCATTTGGATCTTTGATGCCTTCTGTGGTCATAAAATAGGTTGCAATGTGCCACACGAGTTCCATTGCAACTGTGAACATTGATCTTTTGCAGTGGGGGAGCAACGTGAAACGTTCAACTATGACCATGCTGAATGAAATTGGCTCATGCGAAATTAAAATGAGCAAGAAATATTCTTCGACTTGATCACCAAATCATGTCATCGTTAAACCAGTCTTAatgactagagagagagagagagagagagggaaggattctCTTGGAATTAACACTTTCCAAACCCAGCACAAACACCCACCCGGAGTCAGGGACTCGTTCAAGCCCTGAAGCAAAGGTGAAAGTGGTGGTGGTAATTGACGGTGGCGGCAACCTGGTTGCAGTCGCGGTCGATGATGCTCTGGATGCGGCGGAAGTACTTGACGTGGCAGGGGATGGTGATCGCCCCCTGGTGGTCGAAGCCGTACTCCTCCTCGGCCTCCTTGAGTAGCCGCACGAAGAGCGGGTGGCTCAGGTACTCCACCGGCACCACGAACCGCTGCGGCTGCTCCCCCTCCCCGCCCACCCTAATCCCCATCCACCCCTTCCggatcccctcctcctcctcccccctccGCCTCCCGTGCCCCGCCATGATCTTATGCGGCAAGTGCAGGTGCATCCCCACCCACGTATatccagagagagagaaagagcaaCAGAGAGCGAGGAGCAAAGCCGAACCCAAATCCAAACCGGATCGATCCGAACAAGGGAAGATTAAGAGACGAGGAGTCGCGCACTCAGCCGTATGCTCGCCATTTCGAAGAAGGATAACGCAAACCACAACCacagagaagaagagaaagggcggTGGGTCGTATTAATAGCTCATATGAAACGAGACGAACGCAGTCTCGCCTTATATCGGTTTTACGCATCTATCCTTTTTCAACCTTCGAAGTATCGTCTTTGCCCCCGTATCTTTTAGAGGGGTACTTATAACGGGTCGGATCCTATTAGGATCCGAATGATTTAAATGCTTGGTCTCGAACGATGCAGTTATCGGATTCATGACGTGTCATCCCGCACGTGCCAAGGGGATGACAGCGGTCCAGGAGGACTTTGCGTCACGTGTGAGAAAGGGGTGAAGCATACCATctcttctgtctctctctctctctctctctctctctctctatatatatatatatatatatatataatattttgtatatatataaatttctATGACAGCCGAAGCCTTCAAATGAGGTCGTGCCAAATCGAAGAGAGGATGCAGACGGTGGACGGGAATCACACCATATCACATCACATCACGTCGCGGGTCTCATCACACTCATTACTAGAAACCACCAAAGCAATCGAAGTGTCTCCATGTGCAGCGACGCATACGGCTCCCCAAAGTTCCTGTTTTGTAGAGGCATCGGTAGGTACGTGTACGTACCAGATCTCCGTAGCCTTCCCGTATCATGCTGTGTTGGAAGCTTACAACAGTCTCTTCTAACTCGTCTCAGCCGTccatttaatttaaataaaatatattaatatagttTTTTCTATAATTAAGATTTGACATGTGAAGTCAATTAATGTAAaggaaatattatattattaaattatcaaATACCGTATAATTGATGATGGTTATGAGGCTTTAACATTATATAAAACAATCTTTTTACGAATGTTTTCATATTGTTTTATAAACAAATTTCACCCATAATTAGCAAAATAATGACAATTATTTGTAGAACACATCTTCTTTGTAATCTTTTACAAGAGTAAAATAAgagatatgaatatatatatattcctctcACTAGTAATAATTAAAAATCATATTAATCGTGACAAATTATTAATAATTctagtttaaaaaaaaacttaaatatctAAAATGTTTTAATTATCAATCCAATATGTTGGCATTCCTATCAGAGAAAAAGATAAGTATTCTTTAGTTAGGTAAAGAAAAAACCAAGTGTTCTTGGTCTTCAGCTTTACTGTGACGTGAGGCGGCTCCAAGCTTGAGTGCTTAGCCTCGGTTTCCAGCTTCTCATCAACCCGTAGCTGCTACAACTTTGTTTGTGTGGTTAGAACACAGATGCAAGATTGTTTGACCTCATGCCCTGAGGAATGCACTGCACATGTCCAAGTTATCTTCCAAGCTTTCCCATGTCCTTTTTAGAACATGTCGATCACTGAAATCATATATGGCTGCTCCAGTTTCTTCCTCGACCGGATCAAGATCCAGCTAACCAAAGGGGGTAGGTGTCTTCCAACATGGATCTCCTTTCCCTCTTCCGGTTCTTCCCCTTTTGCACCTTTGAAAGACATAGTTGGATTGAGCTGGCGAACTCACTACTTTCTATGGGCTGTTAAACCTTTAAGACTTGCCATTGGTTGCTGTTGTTCATTGAATCCGGTTGGTGTTACTGTCATGCATGGACATTGACGATAAGAAAAGGTCTTCGTCTGCGTAATCTAAC is a window from the Musa acuminata AAA Group cultivar baxijiao chromosome BXJ2-1, Cavendish_Baxijiao_AAA, whole genome shotgun sequence genome containing:
- the LOC103994190 gene encoding uncharacterized protein LOC103994190, yielding MRAAVCAQIAPRLVLFRPSPPRLRFPLRQHRPPRFPIVSPFPPPPPRSCSTMESARVDNDGDKAEKMEEKPKPEAEPSPPEKPLPGDCCGSGCVRCVWDIYYEELEAYNQMLASRSKGSQS